In Bos mutus isolate GX-2022 unplaced genomic scaffold, NWIPB_WYAK_1.1 CTG227, whole genome shotgun sequence, the genomic stretch CCCAGATAGCCTTAGTCTCCATTTCAGCCACCCCTGAACAACTTCTACTGCTATTCAGTTTTGTCCTTAACAATACaacactcttgtctggaaaattctctcCTTTCTGCACAGAGGTACCTTGTTTCTGTTCCTACAGACAGATAGCAGCTTCTTCCCTCTAGGCCTGGACAATCCTAATCCCAAATCAGGACAGTTTCCCCCTCCTGATTCCTAGTCCTAGAAAATGGCAGCCTCCATTCTAGGTGAGGGTTGGGAGCTCTGAGTCCTCCTGACCTAGACAGCACCTCAGGGCAGTCTGGGTAAGGATACAGGCTGGTTGGGATCTGAAACAGCCCAGGCAACTCTGCTCCTTTCCCTATAAATCTTCTGCTTGTTACTCAAGATTACGGCTTAGGCAGTCTTGCCCTCTGCACGCTGGGGAGGCGCCAGGCAGGGCTTCAGTGTGTCCTCAGTGCTGCCTCACCATGACAATCCATGTGGCAGAGGTTCTCGCTGGGTGTAACACCATTGTAACACCACCAGGCGGAATTCAGCTGAAAAATGCCATATTCACTGCTGCCATCGGGATTGTGGTTCACGAAGGAAGTGTCAAAGCCACTCTCATAGTGTGCCATGCACAGCCCTGGAGCAGGGAGGGAAAAGGTAGCAGAGAGGCATGAGTcctgggaagagggaagagggtaGGAGGGAGTGGGGCAGGCATGGTTTTCCTCTCAGTTGTGGGGGTGATGATCTtggtttggtggtggtgttgaTGTTGGTGACTCTGGAAAGGTGTTGGTAATGGCAGTGGTGATGGCATTCATGGTGATTTAAGCAGTGGTGACATTGATGGTAATGATGGTGGTGTTAGTAGAGATGAGGGTAAATGGTTGGGAAGGCAATGATGATGAAACTAGAGTTAGTTAAACTACTCATAACAGTCAGAGGGTGACCAAGAGGATCATTCCCTAGCCTGGGGAGATAACAGATAGCAAGGGGGTGGGGTCTGGGTCTGAGTGTGGTGGGCAGCTCACTGCATGGGTGGGATTTGGGGCAACTGGGTTCTCACAGTCTCCAATGGTATAGCCCTTGAAGCCGTTGAGGCCTGCTGCTTCCAGCTTCTTTGCCAGGTCACAGCGTTCGTAGATCTTGGCCTCCACGTTGGCAGCCATCAGGATCACCACAATAGTGCCTGAGACCTGCATTATGACAGCCGCAAGTCGTCCTAACTTACTCCCCTGCTTCAGACTCACCCTGCAGTGTGCAGAACTAGGGGTTACTGGAACTCTGGGCTTTATGAGCAAAGAGCTAGGTGATAGATTTTAGAACACAGAGGCCAGAGAGAGGTTTGGGCATCTCACCATCTTCCCCTGTGCCAGCTCTCttaaagacacacacaaagaaaaaagaaatatactgatATATGCACAGAGGTGGAAGGAGACAGGGACAGGGAGAAACCCAGAGATGTCAGAAAGGGATGCAGGGAGAGAGGGGCTTGGGACACCCAAGGGACTGACAGGACCCAAGTGCTAAACCTCACACTCAGCACATATTCCCTGATGTTCCTTAACACTGTCCCACTCTATTCCCATTAATCATGCTCTACCACTGGGTCACCTCCATTTGCACTGACTCTGCTGAGTAGTCAGCTCTAGTCACTACACCATGTCTACCACCACCTCAGATTCCTCATGCTCTATAAAATATGATTACTGTGCCCTCACCCTCTGCTCCACATTACCTCCCTTTACTCACTCTCAGCACCTCCTTCATCTCCCATCACTTAATGTGCTCTGTTCCACCCTCATTTACTGGAATCTGCCCcacattatatattacatatacatgtTCACTCTACTGCTTTTTCACCCCCATTCTCACTCTACCGTTTATTCCCTTGTCCACTTACACTGTCTTGTATCCACTTATATTCATTCACGCTGGGCCCTGTGTTACTATAATTCCGTAACCCTCTACTTGCTATAACCCAAGCTCTCTCACATCCTTTCCTTCTTCATCTCCTTTCACTCCCACTCAGACTCTCATTTCCTACTTTAACCTTCACTGCCTGACACTGCATCAAATGACTCCCATCCACTCTCATGCGGCCCATCCTTCAGCTTTATTCATTGACTCTGGGTCTCATTCTCGCCTCATTCACTCTCTTTCTGCCCCTTCTTCACTTCTATTCTCTCAAGGGCTGCCTCCATATTACCTGCATTTCCTGGAACTGTATTAC encodes the following:
- the LOC102279541 gene encoding sperm acrosome-associated protein 5, with the protein product MQVSGTIVVILMAANVEAKIYERCDLAKKLEAAGLNGFKGYTIGDWLCMAHYESGFDTSFVNHNPDGSSEYGIFQLNSAWWCYNGVTPSENLCHMDCHELLNRHILDDIMCAKKVVSSESGMSAWDSWNQHCYGYDLSEWLRGCHMNAKPNKKIIS